The Leucoraja erinacea ecotype New England chromosome 12, Leri_hhj_1, whole genome shotgun sequence genome segment TGGacacctattaattttctccagagatactgcctgaccctttgagtttctccattactttgtgtctatctttggtataaaccggcatctgccgttccttcctatttCAGATGTCAAATAAATGCCGTTAGCATTTTAATGGTACCGATTGTTATTTGAAATGACTTTTGGTTGACATGTACCAACATGGACATTATCTGAGGAGGTATACACAGAAGCTGCCCCGGGCTTCCGTCTATTTCCTGGTgacggtggggggtgggtgggggaatgggaagtgTTACCAAACACAATgcgtgtttttttttccaaatcagCATGACAAGGCAATTTTCTTTAAAAGTGACGCCAGGACAATAGAGATTATGCGATAAACTTGTGAATGTGATTCGATTAactagaaacatataatataaaTGTTTGAAGGTGACCGGGAGTATTTATCTCCCTTAGAATTACCCGGTCAGGACTAATAAGGAAGTTGAGAGAGAGCCAAGCAAATAATTAACATAGACAAGTCCCCGCCGCTGGGCGGTACCACTCCACGCTATAAAACCCAGCGACACAGAGCAGAGAGACAATTGTGTCAGGATCGGCTGAAACCTCACACTGTTACTGCACCGCCTGGGTCGAACATGGCAAAGAAGCGAGTGGCTGTCATCCTGTCCGGTTGTGGTGTCTATGACGGCTCCGAGGTGCACGAATCCTCGGCGGTGATGGTTCATCTGAGTCGAGCCGGGGCCGAGGTACGTCCGCTTTCCCCAGCTCATCCCCAAAACCGCTTCTTCACTTTGACTTTGCATCCGACCTCGCGTTGAAACTGACATCGCTTGCGCGCAGTCACATTAGATTCAGATCCAATCCTTTCATTTTTGCGTCTCGTGCTAAATATTTCACTCTCCCTGTTTCCTTCTGCTTTCGGCAATAATTGTCACCGGTTTCACCGTCCATCCGACCATTGTGTTTCCAGCTGCCTCTTTAGCTCCTTGCTTCCAAAAGTTTGTTTCGTTTTGTTCCAGGTGCAACTCTATGCCCCTAACGTGAACCAGATGCACGTCGTAGATCATAAGACTGGCCAACCCACTGAGGAAGTGCGTAACGTGTTGGTGGAGAGCAGCCGGATCGCCAGGGGCAACATCAAAGACCTCACTGAACTCATCATTAATGATACCGATGCCCTGATCATCCCAGGTAAATATCCCGGTCTTTGTTCTAGCGatccattatatattttttagacAATCTGAACTTTATTGACGATTCCAGCTACTTTTCGGGAATTGGTCCTAAATATTGTTAAACAAAATATTGTTATGACAATTAATAAATAACAGATGGGCTTGTAAACTAGCTTGACAAATttattgaaaccggagcacccggggaaaacccacgcggtcacagagagaacgtgtaaactcagtACAGCCAACACCCGCggccagaatcgaacccgggtctctggctatgtgaggcagcagctctaccattgtggTAGACTCGGGAGTCAGCCACTCGACCCTCGCCAATTAATAGTCAATTGAAGATTTGGCTCTAACCTCCACTCCGCATTCCCATCTTCACAGGGTATCCTTTCATGCTTTGCCTATCAAGGATCTATTTAACTCTGCCTAGAAAATATTCCGATATATTTGAGGAAGATAGTTTCAAACACTCATGACCCTCTCAGAGAAACAGGTTTGCCCTAGTTCTGCCCGAAGTGAGGAATTTCTTATTTTTTAAAGCTGTAACATgcagttctagattctcccacaagaggaaacatcctcttcaccccTATCTTGTGTTAGATTTAATTCTTGTTACTTGTGTTAGATTTAATTCTTGTTACTTGGGTTAGTAACAAGTGCAGATGATTTGTCTTTGAAGAGAAAGTTTGTTGTAATGAATAAATAGTAATAACTAATACTGTTTAAATCACTCTGCTTTAATTGCAACACAGTGTTTTGCATATGGCTAGGTTTTGCTTAATAGCTAGATATCAGAGAAACTCAATGCCCAAAATGTTCTTAGAAAGTGAAAGTTTACTATTCATTTTCAATATATCACCGTTTCCCTATCCCAAAGTGATATTTACATTAGAGTACACAATTACATAATAAGTAGATTGTTTTAAATTTGGGCATTTCTGCTTTACTTTGACTTTCTTGACTTCACTTGAGGGAGCCTTCAACATGATGTTATTCAACCAAAAGCAAGATGGTGTCAATGCTAGAACAAAAGAACATAAAATGTCAAATGTTTAGTAGATTAAACTAATTTTGAGGAGAGAGCAGTTAACAGTTCaagctgctgagtttcttcaaaaGGGACCACTGATTAAGGAGGTTATATTCTTGAGCCCCATTCCTCATCTTCCCTGGCATAGATGATCCATTGGAACTTTTGAAGAGAGGTGTTTACTTTGGGCAATTAGTTGAAATCGCTTTCCTCGTGACTTCTTTTCAGCAAAGTTTTGCCAGTTGGAGTAAAGTAGGGCAGGTTGGAGGGACCAAAGTTCATTGacagaaaataatttaatcactCTTAAAGGCATATAGGGACCAATGAACAAGCAAAGTCATCAGTTTTATCATTCAACCAAACAGGCATAGGCCAAATGCTGTTATGTTATATTTTAGTTGGTATGTCAAAAATATAGGTATTTGCTTCCGATAGTACAAGAAGTCACGATAAGATATATTTTTGATATTCAAGCATTTGAGGTTGTATGATTTTCTTGTAGGCTTCCCAAGACTATAaaacaggtttaggtttattgttatgTATACCAAGgtatgtgaaaagctttgttttgcatgctatccaatcagatcagataatacgatACAAATTTAATCGCGCTAAACTTGAATGCaatgggtagaacaaaggggaagatatagagtgcagaatatagttctcagaagGCAGAGAAGATAAGATCACCAACACCAATTTATCAGTCAAGTGTCTGATGGTTCTATTCAATCATTGCATTAGAAACAACACTGCAGTCAAATTTCTTTATGTTTTCTCTTTGCAGGTGGATTTGGTGTTGCAAAAAATCTCAGCAGCTGGGCAGTTGAAGGGAAGAACTGCACTGTGGAGGCATCAGTGGAATCAGCAATTAAAAAATTCCATGCTACAAAGAAACCCATTGGCCTCTGTTGTATTTCTCCTGTGTTGGCAGCTAAACTCATTCCAGGATGTGAACTAACTGTAGGTTATGACACAGAATGTGAGAAGTAAGTGCAGTACCTTTAATTAAATTTGCCAATAATCCATGCCCACAGCTATTTTACAAACAATGTAAAGTGTTAAAGTCCATTACAATTAAGATTTGTAATGAAAT includes the following:
- the si:ch211-153b23.5 gene encoding glutamine amidotransferase-like class 1 domain-containing protein 3, mitochondrial, producing MAKKRVAVILSGCGVYDGSEVHESSAVMVHLSRAGAEVQLYAPNVNQMHVVDHKTGQPTEEVRNVLVESSRIARGNIKDLTELIINDTDALIIPGGFGVAKNLSSWAVEGKNCTVEASVESAIKKFHATKKPIGLCCISPVLAAKLIPGCELTVGYDTECEKWPYAKTAHTLKELGCEHINKHVNEVHIDKRNKLVTTSAFMCNAPIHEVFDGIGEMVKEVLKLA